The following are encoded together in the Pseudoalteromonas piscicida genome:
- a CDS encoding CoA-acylating methylmalonate-semialdehyde dehydrogenase, whose product MHQVPLYINGEFSQSQSDKWLDVVNPANQEVLAKVPCATNEEVQAAIHSAQEAFKTWRNVPVTERARIMMRYAALLKEHQEEIATIICHELGKTFEDAKGDVWRGIEVVEQACNAPSMMMGETVENVARNIDTYSYTQPLGVCAGITPFNFPAMIPLWMFPMAIVCGNTFVLKPSEQDPLTPMRLVELFEEAGAPKGVLQVVHGSKDQVDQLLEAPEIRAISFVGSCGVGQYIYSKGTQNLKRVQACVGAKNHMVIMPDAKKEQVINNLVGSSVGAGGQRCMGISVAVFVGQSQQWVEELKDAMAKVRPGVWDDPEAAYGPQTTPQAKARILSLIDSGKQQGATCLLDGSDFTVEGYESGNWVGPTLFSNVTTEMDIYKEEIFGPVLCCVFVDSLDEAITLINNNPYGNGTSLFTASGGAARKFQREIEVGQVGINIPIPVPLPFFSFTGWKNSFYGDQHTYGKQGVRFYTETKTITSRWFDDEAVSGPNMSINLR is encoded by the coding sequence ATGCACCAAGTACCTTTATACATCAACGGTGAATTTTCACAGTCTCAGTCTGACAAATGGTTAGACGTTGTTAATCCGGCTAATCAAGAAGTATTAGCAAAAGTGCCTTGTGCTACTAACGAAGAAGTACAAGCTGCAATTCATTCAGCTCAAGAAGCATTTAAAACATGGCGTAATGTTCCGGTAACTGAGCGTGCGCGAATTATGATGCGTTATGCAGCGCTTCTTAAAGAGCACCAAGAAGAAATCGCAACCATCATTTGCCATGAACTTGGTAAAACTTTTGAAGATGCGAAAGGTGATGTATGGCGTGGTATTGAAGTGGTTGAGCAAGCATGTAATGCCCCTTCAATGATGATGGGCGAGACGGTAGAAAACGTTGCCCGAAATATCGACACCTATTCATATACCCAACCGCTAGGCGTTTGTGCTGGTATTACGCCATTTAACTTCCCAGCGATGATCCCGCTGTGGATGTTCCCAATGGCAATTGTATGCGGTAACACCTTTGTACTTAAGCCATCAGAGCAAGATCCACTAACGCCAATGCGCTTGGTTGAGTTGTTTGAAGAAGCCGGTGCGCCAAAAGGCGTACTACAGGTAGTACACGGTAGTAAAGATCAGGTTGACCAACTCCTTGAAGCGCCGGAAATTCGCGCGATTTCTTTCGTGGGTTCTTGTGGTGTTGGTCAGTACATTTACAGCAAAGGTACGCAAAATCTCAAACGCGTTCAAGCGTGTGTTGGTGCGAAAAACCACATGGTTATTATGCCAGATGCGAAAAAAGAGCAAGTGATCAATAACCTGGTTGGCTCTTCGGTCGGCGCGGGTGGTCAGCGCTGTATGGGGATCTCAGTGGCCGTGTTTGTTGGGCAATCACAACAGTGGGTAGAGGAACTTAAAGACGCAATGGCGAAGGTTCGTCCTGGCGTATGGGATGATCCTGAAGCCGCTTATGGTCCGCAAACGACGCCGCAGGCTAAAGCGCGTATTCTGTCGCTGATTGACAGTGGTAAGCAGCAAGGCGCAACTTGTTTGCTAGACGGCTCTGATTTTACAGTTGAGGGTTATGAAAGTGGTAACTGGGTAGGTCCAACCCTGTTTTCAAACGTCACAACTGAAATGGATATCTACAAAGAAGAAATCTTTGGCCCAGTCCTTTGCTGTGTATTTGTCGATAGTTTAGATGAAGCAATTACGCTTATTAATAACAATCCATACGGTAATGGCACCTCATTATTCACTGCAAGCGGTGGCGCAGCACGTAAATTCCAGCGTGAAATCGAAGTGGGTCAGGTCGGTATTAATATTCCTATTCCTGTGCCATTGCCATTCTTCTCATTCACCGGTTGGAAGAATTCATTCTACGGCGACCAACACACCTACGGTAAGCAAGGCGTGCGTTTCTATACAGAAACCAAAACGATTACCTCACGTTGGTTTGACGATGAGGCTGTCAGTGGTCCAAATATGAGTATCAATCTTAGATAA
- a CDS encoding thiolase family protein yields the protein MSNEAVVIVAAKRTPMGGFMGSLSDATATDLGATAIKAVMNETGLSDASIDEVIMGCVLPAGLGQAPARQAMLHAGLARSTGATTINKVCGSGLKAAMFAHDLIRSGSINSAIAGGMESMTNSPYFIPKARGGMRMGHGEIKDHMMADGLEDAYDNKAMGCFAQATADEYGITREHMDEFALGSLSKANAAIENGSFGNEIAPHVMSTRKGDVEVNTDEQPGNARPDKIPSLRPAFKKDGTITAANSSSISDGAAALILMSESEAKKHGLTPLCKIVAHATHSQAPAEFTVAPVGAMNKLLEKSGWSTADVDLWEINEAFAMVTMLAINEMQLDSNKVNVNGGACALGHPIGASGARILVTLIHALKNRGLSKGVASLCIGGGEAVALAVEV from the coding sequence ATGAGTAACGAAGCTGTTGTCATCGTCGCTGCTAAGCGTACACCAATGGGTGGCTTTATGGGAAGCCTATCTGACGCAACCGCGACAGACTTAGGTGCGACTGCAATTAAAGCAGTAATGAATGAAACAGGTCTTAGTGACGCGAGTATAGACGAAGTTATTATGGGTTGCGTACTACCCGCAGGTCTCGGTCAAGCGCCAGCGCGTCAAGCGATGCTACATGCAGGGTTAGCACGTTCAACTGGTGCGACAACAATCAATAAAGTATGTGGCTCGGGTCTAAAAGCGGCGATGTTCGCGCATGATCTCATCCGCTCAGGTAGCATTAATTCTGCTATCGCTGGTGGCATGGAAAGCATGACTAACTCACCTTACTTTATTCCAAAAGCCCGTGGCGGAATGCGTATGGGTCATGGCGAAATCAAAGACCATATGATGGCTGATGGCTTAGAAGATGCTTATGATAATAAAGCGATGGGTTGTTTCGCACAAGCTACCGCTGATGAATATGGCATAACCCGTGAGCACATGGATGAATTTGCACTTGGCTCTCTAAGTAAAGCAAACGCCGCAATCGAAAATGGCAGTTTTGGCAATGAGATTGCTCCTCATGTAATGAGTACACGTAAGGGGGATGTTGAGGTAAATACCGACGAGCAACCTGGTAATGCCCGTCCAGACAAAATTCCATCACTTCGCCCAGCATTTAAAAAAGATGGCACTATCACTGCTGCCAACTCTTCGTCTATTTCAGACGGTGCAGCCGCGCTGATTTTAATGAGTGAATCAGAAGCGAAAAAGCACGGTTTGACGCCACTTTGTAAGATTGTTGCCCATGCAACTCACTCACAAGCGCCTGCTGAATTTACCGTTGCGCCGGTCGGTGCGATGAATAAGCTGCTTGAAAAATCAGGTTGGTCGACAGCAGACGTTGATCTTTGGGAAATCAACGAAGCATTTGCCATGGTGACTATGTTGGCTATCAACGAAATGCAGTTAGATAGCAACAAAGTCAACGTAAACGGTGGTGCTTGTGCGCTTGGTCACCCAATCGGTGCAAGCGGTGCACGTATCTTAGTTACACTTATCCATGCACTAAAAAACCGCGGCTTATCAAAAGGCGTAGCCTCACTATGTATCGGTGGTGGTGAAGCTGTAGCGCTTGCGGTAGAAGTGTAA
- a CDS encoding MerR family transcriptional regulator yields the protein MQEINEPTYSISELAKEFDITTRSIRFYEDQGLLSPRRQGQTRIYSKRDKVRLKLILRGKRLGFTLAETGRLFELYDADKSSEKQLKTMLQLIEEKKADLSQQMDDIKVVLMELVTAERRCRDTLHELEK from the coding sequence ATGCAAGAAATTAATGAACCTACCTATTCAATCAGCGAGTTAGCTAAAGAATTTGATATTACTACTCGCAGTATTCGTTTTTACGAAGACCAAGGACTCCTTTCTCCTAGGCGCCAAGGACAAACGCGTATTTACTCAAAACGTGACAAAGTTCGATTAAAACTGATCCTTCGCGGAAAACGCCTTGGTTTTACACTTGCAGAAACTGGCCGACTATTTGAGCTTTACGACGCCGACAAATCGAGCGAAAAGCAACTTAAAACCATGTTGCAACTCATTGAAGAGAAAAAAGCCGACTTAAGCCAACAGATGGACGACATTAAAGTTGTCTTAATGGAACTGGTGACGGCTGAGCGCCGTTGTCGCGACACCCTACACGAGCTCGAAAAATAA
- a CDS encoding isovaleryl-CoA dehydrogenase: MSTVSLYKELNFGLGETADMIRDHVNSFATSEIAPLAEKTDQENAFPNEMWPKFGEMGLLGITVAEEFGGSNMGYLEHVIAMEEISRASASIGLSYGAHSNLCVNQINRNGNQAQKEKYLPKLISGEHIGALAMSEPNAGSDVVSMKLRAEKQGDKFILNGNKMWITNGPDADVFVIYAKTDTNAGPRGITAFIVEKSFPGFSTAQKLDKLGMRGSNTCELVFENCEVPAENILGEYNEGVKVLMSGLDYERVVLAGGPLGIMQACMDVVVPYIHERKQFNQSIGEFQLVQGKVADMYTQMNAARSYVYTVAKACDRGETTRKDAAGAILYAAELATKLALDAIQLLGGNGYINEYPTGRLLRDAKLYEIGAGTSEIRRMLIGRELFNESR, translated from the coding sequence ATGAGCACAGTATCTTTATATAAAGAATTAAACTTTGGACTAGGCGAAACAGCAGACATGATCCGTGATCATGTGAATAGCTTTGCGACCAGTGAAATTGCCCCACTTGCTGAAAAAACAGATCAAGAAAATGCATTTCCAAACGAAATGTGGCCAAAGTTTGGCGAAATGGGCCTACTTGGGATCACCGTCGCTGAAGAATTTGGCGGCTCAAACATGGGTTATCTTGAACACGTTATCGCAATGGAAGAGATAAGCCGTGCGAGTGCATCAATTGGCTTAAGCTACGGCGCACACTCAAACCTATGTGTGAACCAAATTAACCGTAACGGCAACCAAGCCCAAAAAGAAAAATATCTACCAAAACTTATCAGCGGTGAACACATCGGTGCACTAGCAATGAGTGAGCCCAATGCTGGCTCTGACGTCGTGTCAATGAAACTGCGTGCTGAAAAGCAAGGTGACAAGTTCATCCTTAACGGTAATAAAATGTGGATCACCAACGGTCCAGATGCCGACGTTTTTGTGATTTACGCAAAAACGGATACCAATGCAGGCCCTCGCGGGATCACAGCCTTTATCGTCGAAAAAAGCTTCCCTGGTTTTTCAACGGCACAAAAGTTAGACAAACTTGGAATGCGTGGTTCAAACACCTGTGAGCTGGTATTCGAAAACTGCGAAGTACCTGCAGAAAACATCCTTGGCGAATACAACGAAGGCGTTAAGGTACTCATGAGTGGCCTTGACTACGAGCGTGTGGTGTTAGCAGGCGGTCCGCTTGGTATTATGCAGGCTTGTATGGATGTGGTAGTACCTTATATTCACGAGCGTAAACAATTTAACCAATCCATCGGTGAATTCCAGCTGGTGCAGGGCAAAGTTGCTGACATGTACACGCAAATGAACGCCGCACGTTCATACGTTTATACCGTGGCAAAAGCCTGTGACCGTGGTGAAACCACTCGTAAAGATGCTGCTGGAGCGATTTTATATGCCGCAGAACTTGCAACCAAACTTGCACTTGATGCCATTCAGCTACTAGGCGGAAACGGTTATATCAATGAATATCCTACAGGTCGACTACTTCGCGATGCCAAGCTGTATGAAATTGGCGCTGGTACGTCTGAGATCCGCCGTATGCTTATCGGACGTGAGCTATTCAACGAAAGTCGCTAG
- a CDS encoding carboxyl transferase domain-containing protein has translation MTVLNSAVNPHDPQFKANSDAMASLVADLKEKVATLSQGGGEALIARHQSRGKLFVRDRIETLLDEGSPFLEIGQFAAFGVYEQDIPCAGVVAGIGRVKGVECMIVANDATVKGGTYFPITVKKHLRAQEIAERCHLPCIYLVDSGGANLPEQDEVFPDKLHFGRIFYNQARMSAKGIPQIAVVMGLCTAGGAYVPAMADESIIVKEQGTIFLAGPPLVKAATGEEVSAEDLGGADVHCKVSGVADHYAENDEHALSIARQCVSRLNHQRPTRPFLQDAKPPRYDISEVYGIVGTDLKKPFDVREVIARIVDDSQFDEFKRYFGETLVTGFAEIYGHPVGVVANNGILFSESAQKGAHFIQLCAQRNIPLLFLQNITGFMVGQKYEAEGIAKHGAKMVTAVSCADVPKFTVLIGGSYGAGNYGMCGRAYEPTMMWMWPNARISVMGGEQAAGVLTQVKRDGLARKGLSMSDAEVSEFKKPIIEQYEKQGHPYYASARLWDDGVIDPADTRTVLGLALEAASNAPQKESKFGVFRM, from the coding sequence ATGACGGTACTAAATTCTGCGGTTAATCCGCATGATCCCCAGTTTAAGGCAAACAGCGATGCGATGGCATCGCTGGTTGCTGATCTTAAAGAGAAAGTCGCCACATTGAGCCAAGGTGGTGGTGAAGCGCTTATTGCCCGTCACCAAAGTCGCGGTAAATTATTTGTACGTGACCGAATTGAAACCTTGCTGGATGAGGGCTCGCCGTTTTTAGAAATTGGCCAATTCGCCGCGTTTGGCGTTTACGAGCAAGATATTCCTTGTGCTGGTGTGGTCGCCGGGATCGGACGCGTTAAAGGCGTTGAATGCATGATTGTGGCAAATGATGCGACTGTAAAAGGGGGAACCTATTTCCCTATTACTGTAAAAAAACACCTACGAGCGCAAGAAATCGCTGAGCGCTGCCATCTTCCTTGCATCTATTTGGTGGATTCTGGCGGTGCGAACTTGCCAGAGCAAGATGAAGTGTTCCCAGATAAATTGCATTTTGGTCGAATTTTCTACAACCAAGCACGTATGTCTGCAAAGGGGATCCCACAAATCGCAGTGGTCATGGGGTTATGCACCGCCGGCGGCGCGTATGTACCAGCAATGGCCGATGAAAGTATTATCGTCAAAGAACAAGGCACTATTTTCTTGGCAGGGCCACCTCTTGTTAAAGCAGCTACTGGTGAGGAAGTGAGTGCAGAAGACTTAGGCGGGGCAGATGTTCACTGTAAAGTCTCTGGTGTAGCCGATCACTATGCAGAAAATGACGAACATGCGCTTTCTATCGCAAGACAGTGCGTGTCACGCCTTAACCATCAGCGCCCTACTCGCCCGTTCCTTCAAGATGCCAAACCACCGCGTTATGACATCAGTGAGGTGTATGGCATTGTCGGTACGGATCTGAAAAAACCATTTGATGTACGCGAAGTCATTGCCCGTATCGTGGACGATTCTCAGTTTGATGAATTTAAACGCTACTTCGGCGAAACGCTCGTGACTGGTTTTGCTGAAATTTATGGTCACCCGGTGGGAGTTGTAGCAAACAACGGTATTCTCTTTTCTGAATCCGCGCAAAAAGGCGCACACTTTATTCAGCTCTGTGCACAGCGCAATATTCCGCTGCTGTTTTTGCAGAACATTACTGGATTTATGGTTGGCCAAAAATACGAAGCGGAAGGGATCGCTAAGCACGGTGCAAAAATGGTAACTGCTGTTTCCTGTGCTGATGTGCCTAAGTTTACTGTATTGATTGGCGGCTCATATGGTGCTGGTAACTATGGTATGTGTGGTAGAGCGTACGAGCCTACCATGATGTGGATGTGGCCAAACGCACGGATCTCCGTAATGGGTGGTGAACAAGCTGCGGGCGTACTAACGCAGGTTAAACGAGATGGTTTAGCGCGTAAAGGTCTTAGCATGAGTGATGCCGAAGTGAGTGAATTTAAAAAGCCAATCATCGAGCAGTACGAAAAGCAAGGACACCCATACTATGCCAGCGCAAGGCTTTGGGACGATGGGGTTATCGACCCTGCGGATACGCGCACAGTACTTGGTCTTGCCTTAGAGGCTGCGAGCAATGCGCCGCAAAAAGAGTCTAAATTTGGCGTCTTCAGAATGTAA
- a CDS encoding enoyl-CoA hydratase-related protein yields MPVTLNITKSKVAILELSRPEKHNAFNAEVIAELIKNIEYASGLDVRALVLKTEGKHFSAGADLAWMKSMADNDYDENVADSLELAKLMQVLATCPHPTLCLVQGAAFGGALGLIACCDIAIAEHNSKFCLSEVKLGLIPAVISPYVIKAIGERQARRYFLTAEVFDGEKALEMGLIHELSDDLAKSEADFLNTLLNNGPAAVKSAKALINEVAGKEINEALIAHTAKRIAEIRVSDEGQEGLSAFFDKRAPRWQTAASE; encoded by the coding sequence ATGCCTGTCACTTTAAATATAACAAAAAGCAAAGTGGCGATTTTAGAGCTAAGTCGCCCAGAAAAACATAATGCCTTCAATGCGGAGGTGATTGCTGAACTCATTAAGAATATTGAATATGCCAGTGGCCTCGATGTCAGAGCGCTGGTATTAAAAACCGAAGGTAAACACTTTTCAGCGGGGGCTGATCTGGCGTGGATGAAATCCATGGCAGACAACGACTATGACGAAAACGTCGCTGATTCTTTAGAACTTGCTAAATTAATGCAAGTGCTGGCCACTTGCCCTCACCCAACGTTGTGTTTGGTGCAAGGTGCTGCTTTTGGCGGTGCACTCGGATTAATCGCCTGTTGCGACATCGCCATTGCAGAGCACAACTCTAAATTTTGTTTAAGTGAAGTCAAGCTTGGTCTTATTCCAGCTGTGATTAGTCCTTATGTCATTAAAGCCATTGGGGAGCGCCAAGCGCGACGCTACTTTTTAACTGCCGAAGTATTCGATGGTGAAAAGGCGTTAGAAATGGGCTTAATTCACGAATTGAGCGATGATTTAGCAAAAAGCGAAGCGGATTTTCTCAATACCTTGCTTAACAATGGCCCTGCTGCTGTGAAAAGCGCCAAAGCACTGATCAACGAAGTTGCTGGTAAAGAGATAAATGAAGCGTTGATCGCCCATACTGCAAAGCGTATCGCTGAAATTAGAGTAAGTGACGAAGGCCAAGAAGGTCTTAGCGCCTTTTTCGATAAACGAGCCCCACGCTGGCAAACCGCCGCGAGCGAATAG
- a CDS encoding acetyl-CoA carboxylase biotin carboxylase subunit, which produces MLTKILVANRGEIACRVMRTAKKLGLTTVAVYSDADANAMHVKTADEAYHIGPAPSKESYLVADRILEVAKAAGVDCIHPGYGFLSENEVFAKACEAANIAFIGPLASSIEAMGSKTRAKEIMHDANVPLVPGYYGDKQEDDFLQAEAEKIGFPVLIKAAYGGGGKGMRVVRESSEFLSALHGAKREAAASFGNDLVLLERFVDKPRHVEVQVFADSHGNCVYLGDRDCSLQRRHQKVIEEAPAPGLSDDMRKAMGEAAVRCAQAINYRGAGTVEFLLCGEEFFFMEMNTRLQVEHPVTEMVTDLDLVEWQLMVAAGEQLPLTQEQVSLSGHSFEARIYAEDPEENFMPFSGVLSHLSFPEAKDGVRIDTGVQQGDEISPFYDPMIAKLIVHGENREQALLKLKSSLEQVHLCGLKSNIAFLHHLAGHPTFRAGAPDTHFIDTQTDVLTQSNTPLAKMVLLASAAYLSHRQPCKNTVWGNLGFRLNQTAKVDLPFADHVASAYQSQGGWKVSFNEQIHQVECELNGHQLTVVIDGARLHASAIVTETGITVMYGPYQHTVELKSKHYISDHEHEAAPLAAPLNGTVVKHLLAVGTQVNKGDAVVIIEAMKMEYTLNAPFDGTLTSYCFAEGELVSHGDMLAIVEEQD; this is translated from the coding sequence ATGCTAACTAAAATTCTAGTCGCGAACCGTGGTGAAATTGCCTGCCGCGTAATGCGCACCGCGAAGAAATTAGGCCTAACCACAGTGGCTGTTTATTCTGATGCAGATGCCAATGCGATGCATGTAAAGACAGCTGACGAGGCCTATCATATCGGTCCTGCACCATCTAAAGAGTCTTATTTGGTTGCAGACCGAATTCTTGAAGTCGCCAAAGCGGCGGGCGTCGATTGCATCCATCCAGGTTATGGTTTTTTGTCTGAAAATGAGGTATTCGCCAAAGCGTGCGAAGCGGCAAACATTGCGTTTATTGGTCCGCTGGCAAGTTCTATTGAAGCCATGGGTTCTAAGACCCGTGCCAAGGAAATCATGCATGACGCTAATGTGCCTTTAGTCCCAGGGTATTATGGCGACAAACAAGAAGATGATTTCTTGCAAGCAGAAGCAGAAAAAATCGGCTTTCCGGTGCTTATCAAAGCCGCTTACGGCGGTGGTGGTAAAGGGATGCGCGTGGTACGAGAAAGCAGCGAGTTTTTGTCGGCACTACATGGCGCTAAACGTGAAGCTGCAGCGAGCTTTGGCAATGACTTAGTACTGCTTGAGCGTTTTGTTGATAAGCCTCGTCACGTTGAAGTACAAGTTTTTGCCGATAGTCACGGTAACTGTGTTTACCTCGGCGATAGAGACTGTTCACTACAGCGTCGTCACCAAAAAGTGATTGAAGAAGCGCCCGCGCCAGGTTTGAGTGATGATATGCGCAAAGCTATGGGTGAAGCAGCAGTACGCTGTGCGCAGGCGATTAACTATCGCGGCGCAGGTACTGTAGAGTTCTTATTATGTGGCGAGGAGTTCTTCTTTATGGAAATGAATACTCGCCTGCAAGTAGAGCACCCAGTGACAGAAATGGTAACTGATCTCGATTTAGTCGAGTGGCAACTGATGGTTGCTGCGGGTGAACAGCTACCGTTGACTCAGGAGCAGGTTTCGTTATCTGGTCATAGCTTTGAAGCGCGCATTTACGCAGAAGACCCTGAAGAAAACTTCATGCCGTTTTCTGGTGTACTTTCACATCTTAGCTTTCCAGAAGCCAAAGATGGCGTGAGAATTGACACAGGCGTGCAACAAGGCGATGAGATCAGTCCGTTTTACGATCCTATGATCGCAAAACTCATTGTTCATGGCGAAAACCGTGAACAAGCTTTATTAAAGTTAAAATCCAGTTTAGAACAAGTGCATTTGTGTGGCTTGAAATCCAACATTGCATTTTTGCATCACTTAGCAGGCCACCCTACTTTTAGGGCAGGTGCCCCTGATACCCACTTTATCGACACGCAAACTGACGTATTAACTCAATCGAATACGCCGCTGGCTAAAATGGTGTTATTAGCAAGTGCGGCCTACCTTAGCCACCGACAACCATGTAAAAACACGGTGTGGGGAAACTTAGGCTTTAGGCTTAACCAAACCGCGAAAGTGGATTTACCATTTGCAGATCATGTCGCCTCGGCCTATCAATCTCAAGGTGGTTGGAAGGTTTCGTTTAACGAGCAAATCCACCAAGTAGAGTGCGAATTAAATGGACACCAGTTAACGGTGGTGATTGATGGTGCACGGTTACACGCCAGTGCCATTGTCACAGAGACTGGGATCACTGTTATGTATGGCCCGTATCAACATACCGTTGAGCTCAAGTCAAAGCATTACATTAGCGATCACGAACACGAAGCAGCACCGCTGGCAGCTCCGTTAAACGGTACTGTGGTTAAGCATCTGTTAGCAGTCGGTACTCAAGTCAATAAAGGCGATGCAGTCGTGATAATCGAAGCCATGAAGATGGAATATACGCTCAATGCACCATTTGATGGCACGCTGACTTCGTACTGCTTTGCAGAAGGCGAGTTAGTCAGTCATGGCGATATGCTGGCGATTGTTGAGGAGCAAGACTAA
- a CDS encoding hydroxymethylglutaryl-CoA lyase — MSQYPAKVKIVEVGARDGLQNELSVATEAKISLVNALKDAGLKHIEAGAFVSPKWVPQMADSAAVIQGFERSEGVEISALTPNLKGAELALENQVDEFAIFTAASEAFTQKNINCTIEQSIERFRPVIELAQKNNIKVRGYVSCVVGCPYQGEVQPEQVLSVCKQLLSLGCYEISLGDTIGVGTPKKVQQLLTLLLQDIPADKLAVHFHDTYGQALTNIHTALQMGIATVDSAVAGLGGCPYAKGASGNVATEDVVYLLQGLGIECGIDLERLAKAGWTICDALGKTPSSKVSLALKQTCQS; from the coding sequence ATGTCTCAGTATCCGGCCAAGGTCAAAATTGTAGAAGTCGGCGCCCGTGACGGCTTACAAAATGAGCTCAGTGTTGCCACAGAAGCTAAAATCTCGCTGGTTAACGCATTAAAAGACGCTGGTCTCAAGCACATTGAAGCAGGCGCGTTTGTGTCACCCAAATGGGTGCCACAAATGGCCGACTCTGCAGCAGTTATTCAAGGCTTTGAGCGTAGTGAAGGCGTTGAAATAAGTGCGCTGACACCAAACCTTAAAGGCGCCGAGCTTGCACTTGAAAATCAGGTCGACGAATTTGCCATTTTTACTGCCGCCAGCGAGGCATTTACGCAAAAAAACATCAATTGCACGATTGAACAAAGTATTGAACGCTTTCGTCCCGTTATTGAACTTGCACAAAAAAACAACATAAAAGTAAGAGGTTATGTGAGCTGTGTGGTTGGCTGCCCATATCAAGGTGAGGTGCAACCAGAGCAAGTCTTATCTGTATGTAAACAATTGTTGTCACTTGGTTGCTATGAAATCAGCCTAGGCGACACCATAGGGGTTGGTACACCTAAAAAAGTCCAGCAGCTGCTCACCTTGTTACTGCAAGATATCCCAGCTGACAAGCTGGCAGTGCATTTCCATGATACCTACGGGCAAGCGCTAACGAATATCCACACCGCCCTGCAAATGGGGATCGCAACTGTCGACAGCGCCGTTGCAGGTCTCGGTGGTTGCCCTTACGCCAAAGGCGCGTCAGGAAATGTTGCCACTGAGGATGTAGTTTACTTACTGCAAGGGCTTGGCATTGAGTGTGGAATTGATTTAGAAAGGCTAGCAAAAGCAGGATGGACAATTTGTGATGCGCTAGGCAAGACACCAAGCAGTAAAGTGTCGTTAGCGCTCAAACAAACTTGTCAGTCTTAA
- a CDS encoding CoA transferase subunit A, which produces MAGFDKVVSSYSEAMVGLKDGDTIIAGGFGLCGIPEGLIAEIKRMQTKELTVVSNNCGVDDFGLGILLKDRQIKKIIASYVGENALFEQQLLDGIIDVELTPQGTLAEKMRAGGAGIPAFYTATGFGTPVAEGKEVKEFDGRPYILEESITGEFAIVKAWKADRYGNLVFRHTAMNFNPMAATAGKITVAEVEEIVEPGELEPSQIHTPGIYVNRVIKGDFEKRIERVTTRK; this is translated from the coding sequence ATGGCCGGTTTCGATAAAGTCGTATCAAGCTACAGCGAAGCGATGGTGGGTCTGAAAGACGGTGATACTATCATTGCAGGTGGCTTTGGTTTATGCGGTATTCCAGAAGGCTTAATTGCAGAAATTAAGCGCATGCAAACAAAAGAACTTACCGTGGTTTCAAACAACTGTGGGGTCGACGACTTTGGTTTAGGTATTTTGCTTAAAGATCGTCAAATTAAGAAGATCATCGCCTCTTATGTTGGTGAAAATGCCCTATTTGAACAACAACTACTCGATGGCATTATTGACGTTGAATTAACGCCACAAGGTACCCTTGCAGAGAAAATGCGCGCCGGTGGCGCTGGGATCCCAGCTTTCTACACCGCTACAGGTTTCGGCACTCCAGTAGCCGAAGGTAAAGAAGTAAAGGAATTTGATGGCCGACCATATATTTTGGAAGAATCAATTACTGGTGAATTTGCCATTGTTAAGGCTTGGAAAGCAGATCGCTATGGCAACTTGGTGTTCCGCCACACAGCAATGAACTTCAACCCAATGGCGGCAACAGCTGGCAAAATCACCGTCGCGGAAGTTGAAGAAATTGTGGAACCGGGTGAGCTTGAGCCAAGTCAAATCCACACCCCAGGTATTTATGTCAATCGCGTGATCAAAGGTGACTTTGAAAAACGTATTGAACGTGTCACAACGCGCAAATAG